In a genomic window of Schistocerca serialis cubense isolate TAMUIC-IGC-003099 unplaced genomic scaffold, iqSchSeri2.2 HiC_scaffold_1451, whole genome shotgun sequence:
- the LOC126443321 gene encoding seminal vesicle major clotting proteins-like produces the protein MRTAPLERTAQVERAAHLERTAQLERTDQLERTAQLERAAQLERAAHLRGQLNLSVQLNLRENLNLRGHLNLRGHLNLRGQSNSQLERPAQLERTAQLERTAQLERTAQLERTAQLERTAQLERAAHLERTAQLERTEQLERTAQLERAAQLERTAQLERTAHLERTAHLERIAQHQRTAQLEGEVDLRGHLNLRQQLNLRGQRNLRGQLNLRGQLNLRGQLNLRGQLNLRGLLMTAQLERTAQLERTAQLERAAHLERTAQLERTDQLERTAQLERAAELERTAQLERTAHLERTAHLERTAQHQRTAQLEGEVNLRGHLNLRGHLNLRRHLNLRGQLNLRGQRNLRGQLNLRGQLNLRGQLNLRGQLNL, from the exons atgaggacagctccacttgagaggacagcacaagtagagagggcagctcatcttgagaggacagctcaacttgagaggacggatcaacttgagaggacagctcaacttgagagggcagctcaacttgagagggcagctcacttgagagggcagctcaacttgagtgtacagctcaacttgagagaaaatctcaacctgagaggacacctcaacctgagaggacacctcaacctgagaggacagtccaact ctcaacttgagaggccagctcaacttgagaggacagctcaacttgagaggacagctcaacttgagaggacagctcaacttgagaggactgctcaactagagaggacagcacaactagagagggcagctcatcttgagaggacagctcaacttgagaggacggaacaacttgagaggacagctcaacttgagagggcagctcaacttgagaggacagctcaacttgagaggacagctcatctagagaggacagctcatctagagaggatagctcaacatcagaggacagctcaacttgaaggagaggtcgacttgagaggacatctcaacttgagacaacagctcaacttgagaggacagcgcaacttgagaggacagctcaacttgagaggacagctcaacttgagaggacagctcaacttgagaggacagctcaacttgagaggactgctcat gacagctcaacttgagaggacagctcaactagagaggacagcacaactagagagggcagctcatcttgagaggacagctcaacttgagaggacggatcaacttgagaggacagctcaacttgagagggcagctgaacttgagaggacagctcaacttgagaggacagctcatctagagaggacagctcatctagagaggacagctcaacatcagaggacagctcaacttgaaggagaggtcaacttgagaggacatctcaacttgagaggacatctcaacttgagacgacatctcaacttgagaggacagctcaacttgagaggacagcgcaacttgagaggacagctcaacttgagaggacagctcaacttgagaggacagcttaacttgagaggccagctcaacttatga